A portion of the Melanotaenia boesemani isolate fMelBoe1 chromosome 2, fMelBoe1.pri, whole genome shotgun sequence genome contains these proteins:
- the LOC121634410 gene encoding ral guanine nucleotide dissociation stimulator-like, with translation MGKWELTMNPVQEWGEEVDGGVVYGITLRREPVPTSPNPNETSPCSAFVQYRTCKVRRLKAATLDLLVNYLLDSSNQDQDYSKIFLSTYRTFTSTTQLIDLLFRRDSTSADLDNTEYYRSPLLPFVQTWLDEYSEDFRDPPLHPALRLLLDHLRISSAVHDSMHSQPNFCSLAGQADELLKSFQKEEISSAAANTEQDEEGSSDEDSGCENSPDQCSFMSFSAAAIAEQLTRMDSALFIKVVPYQCLGCVWSQRDKKENMSPTIRATITQFNAITNLVIVSLLCQPADSGRISSRQPSTSPAQRARIIEKWIKVAQDCRLLKNFSSLKAILSALQSNPVYRLRKTWAAVSRDSMTTFDNLCETFPDENCVLANRGLLVEDGGQVTVDNISPKISKRCHLPRQMSTSNGIVPYLGTYLTILTMLDTALPDTVKGGLINFEKRRREFDVLSQIRLLQTTCSQYSLPHHPRVAAWLQGHQLLTDQESYELSTQLEPPVDLCSPPSWSQRSLTKKLSFLRSASDEAKRVPADQISVSSSGSSGSEMEDLSSPNLACSIRLQSFHSSCNNVSEAFSSSSSLSSSSSSPCSSATSSSDSPTPSNCSTDLCSASSSSSGGTRLKPPLASHHKRSVSMTSLPMYNRQVADCCIVRVSVDLGHNNGNMYKSILLTSQDKTAQVIQRALEKHHLEHMNGQDFTLTQVISQERELLIPDKANVFYAMSTTANFDFVLRQYHKGQRKPLRATSSLGRLTK, from the exons ATGGGAAAATGGGAGCTAACCATG AACCCAGTGCAGGAGTGGGGTGAGGAGGTGGATGGTGGCGTGGTGTATGGGATCACTTTGCGACGGGAGCCCGTCCCTACCTCCCCTAACCCCAATGAGACGAGCCCCTGCTCTGCTTTTGTCCAGTACCGGACCTGCAAGGTGCGGCGCCTGAAGGCCGCCACTCTCGACCTGCTGGTAAATTACCTCCTCGACAGCAGCAACCAAGACCAGGACTACAGCAAGATCTTCCTCTCCACCTACAGAACCTTCACCAGCACCACACAGCTCATAGACCTGCTCTTCCGGAG AGACAGCACTTCTGCAGACCTGGACAACACTGAGTACTACAGGAG CCCTTTGTTGCCCTTTGTCCAGACATGGTTGGATGAATACAGCGAGGACTTCAGGGACCCTCCACTGCACCCGGCACTCAGGCTGCTGTTGGATCACCTGAGGATCAGCTCTGCAGTGCATGATAGCATGCACAGTCAACCCAATTTCTGCTCACTGGCTGGGCAAGCTGATGAACTGCTCAAGAGCTTCCAGAAAGAAG AAATTAGTTCTGCTGCAGCAAATACTGAGCAAGATGAGGAGGGATCTAGCGATGAAGACTCGGGGTGTGAAAACTCTCCAGATCAATGCAGCTTCATGAGCTTCTCAGCTGCAGCCATTGCTGAGCAGCTCACTCGAATGGACTCC GCTCTTTTTATCAAAGTGGTGCCCTACCAGTGTTTGGGCTGTGTATGGTCTCAAagagacaaaaaggaaaacatgtcaCCAACCATCCGAGCCACCATCACGCAGTTCAACGCTATCACCAACCTGGTGATTGTGTCGCTACTCTGCCAGCCTGCAGACTCGGGTCGCATTTCTTCCCGACAGCCTTCCACATCGCCGGCCCAGAGGGCTCGCATCATAGAGAAGTGGATCAAAGTGGCACAG GATTGCCGTCTGTTGAAGAATTTTTCGTCTCTAAAAGCGATCCTGTCTGCCCTGCAGTCTAATCCTGTTTACAGGCTGAGAAAGACCTGGGCCGCAGTCAGCAG AGACAGCATGACCACGTTTGATAATCTCTGTGAGACCTTCCCTGATGAGAATTGTGTTCTAGCAAACAGGGGGCTCCTGGTGGAG GACGGAGGCCAAGTAACTGTGGATAACATTTCTCCAAAGATATCCAAGAGGTGTCACCTCCCCAGACAGATG agTACCTCAAATGGAATAGTTCCTTACCTGGGAACCTATCTGACCATCCTCACCATGTTGGACACTGCTCTGCCAGACACTGTGAAG GGTGGCCTCATAAACTttgagaagaggaggagg GAATTTGATGTCCTGTCACAGATTCGTCTGTTGCAAACAACCTGTTCGCAGTACAGCCTCCCCCATCACCCCAGAGTCGCTGCCTGGCTACAAGGACACCAACTGCTCACCGATCAGGAGAG ctATGAATTGTCGACACAGCTGGAGCCTCCAGTGGATTTATGCTCACCGCCGTCCTGGAGCCAACGCTCGCTCACAAAGAAACTCTCCTT TCTTCGTTCAGCAAGCGACGAAGCCAAGAGAGTCCCTGCTGACCAGATCAGTGTTTCATCTTCTGGATCCAGTGGATCTGAGATGGAGGATCTCTCCTCCCCGAACTTGGCCTGTTCCATCAGACTGCAG TCCTTTCACAGCTCTTGCAACAACGTGTCCGAggccttctcttcctcctcttccttgtcctcctcttcatcctccccGTGCTCCTCTGCAACTTCCTCTTCAGACTCTCCGACTCCATCCAACTGCAGCACTGATCTTTGCTCCGCTTCATCGTCGTCCAGCGGTGGGACACGGCTGAAGCCTCCTCTGGCCTCCCACCACAAACGGAGCGTGTCCATGACCTCGCTGCCCATGTATAACCGCCAGGTGGCCGACTGCTGCATCGTCAGGGTCAGCGTGGACCTGGGTCACAACAATGGCAACATGTACAAAAGCATCCTG CTGACCAGCCAGGACAAAACTGCTCAGGTGATTCAGAGGGCTTTAGAGAAGCATCACCTTGAGCATATGAACGGGCAGGACTTCACCCTGACACAGGTCATCTCACAGGAGAGAG agcTGCTCATACCAGACAAGGCCAATGTCTTCTATGCCATGTCCACGACGGCAAACTTTGACTTCGTTTTGCGCCAGTATCACAAAGGTCAGAGGAAACCGCTGAGAGCTACTTCTAGTCTTGGACGGCTCACAAAGTAA